A single region of the Deinococcus sp. KNUC1210 genome encodes:
- a CDS encoding IclR family transcriptional regulator has translation MSPVLDVPRYLIQSAATTLEVLLAFGKAPYRFTPSEVAQHLQIERNQAFRCLRTLQHVGFVRQDEDERFVLTSLVEQLASASQGQPSLAKAAKVVMDELSQSTDETVNLFALEGLEALCVDFREGLRQVRLVTSPAERRSLHAGACPKAMLAYLPAAQQQEVLQTLPELPAYTPYTLLDPQELQNDLEGIRLRGYAISDLDVDEEARGVGAAIFGIQGQVVGAVSVGGPASRMTPARIEVLGQQIVEAARLISRQLGFNG, from the coding sequence ATGTCCCCCGTACTCGACGTTCCGAGGTATCTCATCCAGTCGGCGGCCACGACGCTGGAAGTGCTGCTGGCCTTCGGAAAAGCGCCGTACCGTTTTACCCCGTCTGAAGTTGCCCAGCATCTTCAGATCGAACGCAATCAGGCATTTCGCTGCCTGAGAACACTTCAGCACGTGGGCTTCGTGCGCCAGGACGAAGATGAGCGCTTTGTGCTCACGTCGCTGGTCGAGCAACTGGCGAGCGCGTCACAGGGACAGCCCTCGCTTGCCAAGGCCGCCAAGGTCGTGATGGACGAACTCTCGCAGAGCACCGACGAGACGGTGAACCTCTTTGCACTCGAAGGGCTGGAAGCGCTGTGTGTCGACTTCCGCGAGGGGCTGCGGCAGGTGCGTCTGGTCACGTCGCCCGCCGAGCGCCGCTCCCTGCACGCCGGAGCCTGCCCGAAGGCGATGCTCGCGTATCTGCCTGCCGCCCAGCAGCAGGAGGTGTTGCAGACGCTGCCGGAACTCCCGGCGTACACGCCCTATACGCTGCTCGATCCCCAGGAGCTTCAGAACGACCTTGAGGGTATTCGTCTGCGCGGCTACGCCATCAGCGATCTGGATGTGGATGAGGAGGCACGCGGCGTCGGGGCGGCGATTTTCGGCATTCAGGGGCAGGTGGTCGGCGCGGTGAGCGTCGGCGGCCCGGCGTCGCGCATGACGCCCGCCCGAATCGAAGTCCTGGGGCAGCAGATCGTCGAGGCAGCCCGCCTGATCTCGCGGCAACTCGGCTTCAACGGCTGA
- a CDS encoding ABC transporter permease, with product MIEVAARSPAAPVKRRSSGLLRRLLRHPIGLSALVLLVLLYGAAFLGPFFYTASPTLTDPLNATADPSAQHLLGTDDLGRDVLSRLLYGGRITLLISIISMLVALSIGSLIGALAGFYRGWTETVLMRLVDTFMAIPSFFLILAAISVLGNSPPVVVVVVGLGFWPQVARIVHAEVSKIRNYEFVEAGRALGASGSRLIWRHVFPQALPSAAVLTTLGIAWSILTETGLSYLGLGIQPPLASWGNMLQNAQTYFWTKPVLAVYPGVMIALAVLCFNLLGNALRDLTDPRGSR from the coding sequence GTGATTGAAGTTGCTGCGCGTTCCCCGGCCGCACCGGTCAAGCGGCGCTCCTCTGGCCTGCTGCGGCGTCTGCTGCGCCATCCGATCGGTCTGAGCGCCCTGGTGCTGCTCGTGCTGCTGTACGGAGCGGCGTTCCTGGGGCCGTTTTTCTACACCGCTTCTCCCACCCTGACCGACCCGCTCAACGCCACCGCCGATCCGTCGGCGCAGCACCTGCTGGGCACCGACGATCTGGGGCGCGACGTGCTCTCGCGGCTGCTGTACGGCGGGCGCATCACGCTGCTGATCAGCATCATCTCGATGCTGGTGGCGCTCAGCATCGGCTCGCTGATCGGGGCGCTGGCCGGGTTCTACCGGGGCTGGACCGAAACCGTCCTCATGCGTCTGGTCGATACCTTCATGGCGATTCCCAGTTTCTTCCTGATCCTGGCGGCCATCTCGGTGCTGGGAAACAGCCCGCCCGTGGTGGTGGTCGTGGTCGGGCTGGGCTTCTGGCCGCAGGTGGCCCGCATCGTTCACGCCGAGGTCAGCAAGATCCGCAATTACGAATTCGTGGAGGCCGGGCGTGCGCTGGGAGCCAGTGGCAGCCGTCTGATCTGGCGGCATGTCTTTCCGCAGGCTCTGCCCTCGGCAGCCGTCCTGACCACCCTGGGCATCGCCTGGTCGATCCTGACCGAAACCGGCCTGAGTTACCTGGGACTCGGCATTCAGCCGCCGCTGGCGTCGTGGGGCAACATGCTCCAGAACGCGCAGACGTACTTCTGGACGAAGCCGGTCCTGGCGGTCTATCCCGGCGTGATGATCGCGCTCGCGGTGCTGTGCTTCAACCTGCTCGGCAACGCGCTGCGCGACCTGACCGACCCGAGGGGGAGCCGGTGA
- a CDS encoding DUF3616 domain-containing protein — MLSRRSLPLLLALLLGACGQPQTAVSVPQTAPTAQPTPVKPAPVLGGVYEIHFQNIGGNQPSSAARLIVPVVGTQALTDLPDAAISLQPVGLDTFVVGGVRHVRAVYRVTNNTGQPIQHLSFVPINTDDADSDPTNNTSTPTVGATYFSRLLTFGGTDASGRATALTPTSGKIFSAAQGAALPDPEATPYAALDTSPLNPAAPAGLVVASRSPNAWRSAAALAPGASTNVTFAVDLTTDTPQTDPFSFSVVLTVADDVNTAPSLVPAASSTPRLSLPVSSPATSPAAYVSGALGDSTDPASSTGLDFTVADSDTPAGSLTLSATSSDAGIATVAVSGTGATRTVRITPQSVGKADITVTVSDGTLSSSYVVKYASSKASSTPGTTLYHTGESNASSAIAVDSDYMFVADDEYNALRLYPRTASGLAVSSFDFSAQLALPDAANPELDLEASTRSGNRLYWLASHSNSKNGKLRPNRYRLFATDLSGSGAGSTLSYVGRFDNLRSDLLAWDSSNGHGLGADYLGLNASAALDVAPEAAGGVGFNIEGLSFAPGSTSTAYLAFRAPNLPTTSRTKALIVPVTNFDALVTGAAQANFGAPIFLDLGGRGIRELKCSASSCLILAGPATGGSNFALYTWSGNAADAPQLRNDLTALATDSEGSLESIVDLPASDLTTSAADGAVLRLLSDNGDTVYYADGVGAKDLITPDAQKNWQKFRSDTVALGSAQTCTVNSVSVSPSTPSITAGMSSTFSASVTTTPPNCPVVVTWSSSDTTKATIQSTTGVATAVAAGSTTITATAQGYGSAPMTSNTSLTVNAAPDYTLTLGTPTPATFTAGTAGSATATLTVNPSNGYSGTPTYSVSSSPTGITGSVSGSTVNLSIPGSLGAGTYAVTVTGTDGALVHTSNPVTVTVSAVALPNVVVYRVGDGTAALSNAATPVFLNTYSGANGTFINTIGLPTAVSGAIAA, encoded by the coding sequence GTGCTGAGCAGGCGGAGCCTTCCGCTGCTGCTGGCGTTGCTGCTCGGAGCGTGTGGACAGCCGCAGACCGCCGTGTCGGTGCCGCAGACCGCGCCCACGGCTCAGCCGACTCCGGTGAAGCCCGCGCCTGTGCTGGGCGGCGTGTACGAGATTCACTTTCAGAACATCGGTGGGAATCAGCCGAGTTCCGCTGCCCGCCTGATCGTTCCCGTGGTGGGCACCCAGGCGCTGACCGACCTTCCCGACGCCGCCATATCGTTGCAGCCCGTGGGCCTGGATACCTTCGTGGTGGGCGGCGTGCGGCATGTGCGGGCGGTCTACCGCGTGACCAACAACACCGGTCAGCCGATTCAGCACCTGAGCTTCGTGCCGATCAATACCGACGACGCCGACAGCGATCCGACCAACAACACCAGCACCCCGACGGTGGGCGCGACGTATTTCAGCCGTCTGCTGACCTTCGGGGGCACCGACGCTTCCGGGCGGGCGACCGCGCTCACGCCCACCAGCGGAAAGATCTTCAGTGCCGCGCAGGGGGCCGCCCTTCCCGATCCGGAAGCCACGCCCTACGCGGCGCTCGACACCAGCCCGCTCAATCCCGCTGCGCCCGCCGGTCTGGTGGTGGCTTCCCGCTCCCCGAACGCCTGGCGAAGCGCGGCGGCCCTGGCTCCCGGTGCCAGCACCAACGTCACCTTCGCGGTCGATCTGACGACCGATACCCCGCAGACCGACCCGTTTTCGTTTAGTGTGGTTCTCACGGTGGCCGACGATGTAAATACCGCTCCCAGCCTCGTTCCGGCGGCCAGCAGCACGCCGCGTCTGAGCCTGCCCGTCAGCAGCCCGGCCACCTCTCCGGCCGCGTATGTCAGCGGGGCGCTCGGGGACAGCACCGACCCGGCGTCCAGCACCGGACTCGATTTTACCGTGGCAGATTCCGACACGCCCGCTGGCAGCCTGACTCTGAGCGCCACCAGCAGCGATGCCGGTATCGCCACCGTCGCCGTGAGCGGCACAGGCGCCACCCGCACCGTCAGGATCACGCCGCAGTCGGTCGGAAAGGCAGACATCACCGTCACCGTCTCGGACGGCACGCTCAGCAGCAGCTACGTGGTGAAGTACGCCAGCAGCAAGGCGTCGAGCACGCCCGGCACCACGCTCTATCACACCGGGGAGAGCAACGCATCGAGCGCCATCGCCGTGGACAGCGACTACATGTTCGTGGCCGACGACGAATACAACGCGCTGCGGCTGTATCCCCGGACTGCCTCGGGGCTGGCGGTCTCCAGTTTCGATTTCAGCGCTCAGCTCGCCCTGCCCGACGCTGCCAATCCCGAACTCGACCTGGAAGCGAGCACCCGCAGCGGCAACCGGCTGTACTGGCTGGCCTCGCACAGCAACAGCAAGAACGGCAAGCTCAGGCCAAACCGGTACCGCCTGTTCGCCACCGATCTGAGCGGCAGCGGCGCGGGCAGCACACTCAGCTATGTGGGCCGCTTCGACAATCTCCGCAGCGACCTGCTGGCCTGGGACAGCAGCAACGGGCATGGCCTGGGCGCAGATTACCTGGGCCTGAACGCCAGCGCCGCGCTCGACGTCGCGCCGGAAGCGGCGGGCGGCGTGGGCTTCAACATCGAGGGTCTGAGCTTTGCGCCGGGAAGCACCAGCACCGCGTATCTGGCGTTCCGCGCTCCCAACCTGCCGACCACCAGCCGCACCAAGGCGCTCATCGTGCCGGTCACCAATTTCGACGCCCTGGTCACGGGTGCGGCGCAGGCGAATTTCGGCGCACCGATCTTTCTCGATCTGGGCGGACGCGGCATCCGTGAGCTGAAATGCAGCGCTTCCAGCTGTCTGATTCTGGCTGGCCCGGCGACCGGCGGCTCGAATTTCGCGCTGTACACCTGGAGCGGCAACGCAGCCGACGCGCCGCAGCTCCGCAACGATCTCACGGCCCTGGCGACCGACAGCGAAGGCAGCCTCGAAAGCATCGTGGACCTGCCCGCCTCCGATCTGACCACCTCTGCGGCCGACGGCGCTGTACTGCGCCTGCTGTCCGACAATGGCGACACGGTGTACTACGCTGACGGTGTCGGAGCCAAAGACCTGATCACGCCGGATGCCCAGAAGAACTGGCAGAAGTTCCGCAGCGACACGGTGGCGCTCGGCAGCGCCCAGACCTGCACCGTGAACAGCGTGTCGGTCTCGCCCAGTACGCCCAGCATCACCGCCGGGATGTCCAGCACCTTTAGCGCCAGCGTGACCACCACGCCCCCCAATTGCCCGGTGGTCGTGACCTGGAGTTCGAGCGACACCACCAAGGCCACCATTCAATCCACGACGGGCGTGGCGACCGCTGTGGCAGCGGGCAGCACCACCATCACAGCCACGGCGCAGGGCTACGGCAGCGCCCCTATGACGAGCAACACCTCGCTGACGGTGAATGCCGCCCCCGACTACACCCTCACGCTCGGAACGCCCACGCCAGCCACTTTCACTGCCGGAACTGCGGGCAGCGCCACTGCCACGCTGACCGTAAATCCCAGCAACGGCTACAGCGGCACGCCCACCTACAGCGTCAGCAGCTCTCCCACCGGAATCACCGGCAGCGTCTCCGGCAGCACCGTGAATCTGAGCATTCCCGGCAGCCTGGGCGCTGGAACGTATGCCGTGACGGTCACGGGCACCGACGGCGCACTGGTGCATACCTCCAACCCCGTGACGGTCACGGTGAGTGCGGTGGCGCTGCCGAACGTGGTCGTCTACCGGGTAGGAGACGGCACCGCTGCCCTGAGCAACGCCGCGACGCCCGTCTTCCTGAACACCTACAGCGGTGCGAACGGCACATTCATCAACACCATCGGCCTGCCGACCGCCGTTTCGGGGGCAATCGCCGCCTGA
- a CDS encoding ABC transporter substrate-binding protein has translation MSWLLTATLAFGAFSAVPLASVLAQSATDGTVTFVTTADPTFNPWSPTAFVESNLINELVFPGLTRWDKNLKPAPDLATSWKVSSDGLKWTFQLRKGVKWSDGQEFNADDVAFTFNDIVLKKELAANGGSTWRNAVTKVNVVNPYTVDFILSRPWASLPTYLGYYAGILPQHKFQGVSDPWKFTDFNKQNPVGTGPFKVSQVVSGASVKLVRNDSYWGGKPKLQSVTFKIIPDSNAQLAQLLSGDLDLISVGNPETVDRIKSNPNLTVDLSTSNIYYFVALNQDDPRLTDVRVRQALLYAIDRPAMIKSVLKGYGQVATGPIAPIQKEYYNASVQQYPYDPAKAKALLAQAGWKPGPDGVLQKDGKPFVISMPTASYQQLVPITLLVQQYWKNIGVVADVKTTDWNSYIQQVIVKREYQASAAWWSTPADPDVLPYYDSSAANVGNNIPNYKNPKLDALLEQGRKTSAVLPRRIAYNNAQALMAKELPYLYLWYPQTITAYNKRLQGMRGITQAADFQYANEWYVGK, from the coding sequence ATGTCCTGGCTCCTGACAGCAACGCTGGCTTTTGGTGCGTTCAGTGCGGTCCCGCTGGCGAGCGTTCTCGCCCAGAGCGCGACCGACGGCACCGTCACCTTCGTGACCACCGCCGATCCGACCTTCAATCCCTGGAGTCCGACGGCCTTCGTGGAGTCCAACCTCATCAACGAGCTGGTTTTCCCAGGGCTGACCCGCTGGGACAAAAACCTCAAGCCCGCCCCCGACCTCGCCACGTCCTGGAAGGTGTCGAGCGACGGCCTGAAATGGACGTTCCAGCTCCGCAAGGGTGTGAAGTGGTCGGACGGCCAGGAATTCAACGCCGACGACGTGGCCTTTACCTTCAACGACATCGTGCTGAAGAAGGAACTCGCCGCGAACGGTGGCAGCACCTGGCGCAATGCTGTGACCAAGGTCAATGTGGTCAACCCCTACACCGTCGACTTCATCCTGTCGCGCCCCTGGGCCTCGCTGCCGACCTACCTGGGCTATTACGCGGGAATTCTGCCGCAGCACAAGTTTCAGGGCGTGAGTGATCCGTGGAAGTTCACCGACTTCAACAAGCAGAATCCTGTCGGAACCGGGCCGTTCAAGGTGTCGCAGGTGGTGTCGGGAGCATCCGTCAAGCTCGTTCGCAACGACAGCTACTGGGGCGGCAAGCCCAAGCTCCAGAGCGTGACCTTCAAGATCATTCCCGATTCCAACGCTCAGCTCGCACAGCTGCTGTCGGGCGACCTCGATCTGATCTCGGTGGGCAATCCCGAGACGGTGGACCGCATCAAGAGCAACCCGAATCTGACGGTGGATCTGTCCACTTCCAACATCTATTACTTCGTGGCGCTGAATCAGGACGATCCGCGCCTGACCGATGTGCGCGTGCGCCAGGCGCTGCTGTACGCCATCGACCGCCCCGCGATGATCAAGAGCGTGCTGAAGGGATACGGGCAGGTCGCCACCGGCCCCATCGCACCGATCCAGAAGGAGTATTACAACGCCTCGGTGCAGCAGTACCCCTACGACCCGGCAAAGGCCAAGGCGCTGCTGGCGCAGGCAGGCTGGAAACCCGGCCCTGACGGTGTGCTTCAGAAGGACGGCAAACCGTTCGTCATCAGCATGCCCACCGCGTCGTATCAGCAGCTCGTACCGATCACGCTGCTGGTGCAGCAGTACTGGAAGAACATCGGTGTGGTCGCGGACGTGAAGACCACCGACTGGAACTCGTACATTCAGCAGGTCATCGTCAAGCGCGAATATCAGGCGTCGGCGGCCTGGTGGTCGACGCCCGCCGATCCGGACGTGCTGCCGTACTACGATTCGAGCGCCGCGAACGTCGGCAACAACATTCCCAATTACAAGAATCCCAAGCTCGACGCGCTGCTGGAGCAGGGCCGCAAGACCAGTGCCGTGCTGCCCCGGCGCATCGCCTACAACAACGCTCAGGCGCTGATGGCCAAGGAGCTGCCGTACCTGTACCTGTGGTATCCGCAGACCATCACCGCGTACAACAAGCGGCTTCAGGGAATGCGCGGCATCACGCAGGCAGCCGATTTCCAGTACGCCAACGAATGGTACGTGGGCAAATAA
- a CDS encoding alpha/beta fold hydrolase has product MSQIVTVNGVSLVYDEAGQGTAFVTLHGGPGMSGRSNDWTTFQPLTDSFRLVSYDQRGSGESQGQEPYSHAQFVADLEALRQTLNLGKMVLLGGSYGGFIALEYALTHPENLHALILRDTAASNRFQDTSKEKAMSSEFPMDETTLDRLFSGQVRDDDDFRESFAMIQPLYTVERDPEREAAQLARIPFRYQTHNWAFSRNQPAYDVTARLPGLNVPVLVTVGRHDWITPVEASEELADLLPNSELVIFENSGHSPHAEEHEAYLALVRGFLARHLPAESPVS; this is encoded by the coding sequence GTGAGCCAGATTGTGACGGTCAACGGCGTGTCGCTGGTGTACGACGAGGCCGGGCAGGGTACCGCCTTCGTCACGCTGCACGGCGGCCCCGGTATGAGCGGGCGCAGCAACGACTGGACCACCTTTCAGCCACTGACCGACAGCTTCCGACTGGTGTCGTACGATCAGCGCGGTAGCGGCGAATCGCAGGGCCAGGAACCGTACTCGCACGCGCAGTTCGTGGCCGATCTGGAGGCGCTGCGGCAGACGCTGAATCTGGGCAAGATGGTGCTGCTGGGCGGCAGTTACGGCGGCTTCATCGCGCTGGAATACGCGCTGACGCACCCCGAAAATCTCCACGCCCTGATCCTGCGCGATACCGCCGCCAGCAACCGGTTTCAGGACACCAGCAAAGAAAAGGCCATGAGCAGCGAGTTTCCGATGGACGAAACCACGCTCGACCGGCTGTTCTCGGGGCAGGTGCGCGATGACGACGACTTCCGCGAGAGCTTCGCCATGATCCAGCCGCTCTATACCGTGGAGCGCGATCCCGAGCGGGAGGCTGCCCAGCTGGCCCGCATTCCCTTCCGGTATCAGACGCACAACTGGGCCTTCTCGCGCAACCAGCCCGCCTACGACGTGACGGCGCGGCTGCCTGGCCTGAACGTGCCGGTGCTCGTCACGGTGGGGCGACACGACTGGATCACGCCGGTCGAGGCGAGTGAGGAACTGGCCGACCTGCTGCCCAACAGCGAACTGGTCATCTTCGAGAACAGCGGGCATTCGCCTCACGCCGAGGAACACGAGGCGTATCTGGCGCTGGTCCGGGGATTCCTGGCTCGCCACCTGCCTGCCGAGTCGCCCGTTTCATGA
- a CDS encoding dipeptidase yields MTDIKEGPSSQAQAPEAMQQKNYSGYKSFSYLEAGTDFKSYPLSVELNRVNSTRVEVTSQQEARVRQLFQDNLMISLHDHCFVAPQDLSQFLEFRRWGRDFTGYEGLSVSGLDAVFDNLMNGTAMITSRGGWKWDDIVFDLGMRLSDIAHQEMVIHCKTTEDIVNAKKNGQIAFIASIEGAAMIENELDRLDILYGLGVRCLGIAYSEGNQLGGGLKEPRDGGLTSFGRQAVKRMNKLGMAIDVSHSGDQTSLDTIEVSDKPIFITHAGARALWNSNRLKPDDVIRACAEKGGVIGIEAAPHTTLTAKHPQHSIESYMEHFEYCANLVGIDHVAFGPDALFGDHVGLHHALTEALSIGASRGHLEYTEVPFVDSLESPAEAFPNIVRWLVKHGYSDSDIAKVVGGNVMRVLKAAWYR; encoded by the coding sequence ATGACCGATATCAAAGAAGGTCCCAGCAGCCAAGCTCAGGCCCCCGAAGCCATGCAGCAGAAGAACTACAGCGGCTACAAGTCGTTCTCGTATCTGGAGGCCGGAACAGATTTCAAGTCGTACCCGCTGAGCGTGGAACTCAACCGCGTCAACAGCACCAGGGTCGAGGTCACGTCCCAGCAGGAAGCCCGCGTGCGCCAGCTCTTTCAGGACAACCTGATGATCTCGCTGCACGATCACTGCTTCGTTGCCCCGCAGGACCTGTCTCAGTTTCTGGAGTTTCGCCGCTGGGGACGGGATTTCACCGGGTACGAGGGCCTGAGCGTCTCGGGTCTGGACGCGGTGTTCGACAACCTGATGAACGGCACCGCCATGATCACCTCGCGGGGCGGCTGGAAATGGGACGACATCGTGTTCGATCTGGGCATGCGGCTGTCGGACATCGCACACCAGGAAATGGTGATTCACTGCAAGACCACCGAAGACATCGTGAATGCCAAGAAAAACGGCCAGATCGCCTTCATTGCCTCGATTGAGGGTGCGGCGATGATCGAGAACGAACTGGACCGGCTGGACATCCTGTACGGACTGGGCGTGCGCTGCCTGGGCATCGCCTACAGCGAGGGAAACCAGCTCGGCGGCGGCCTGAAGGAGCCGCGTGACGGCGGCCTGACCTCGTTTGGGCGGCAGGCGGTCAAGCGCATGAACAAGCTCGGCATGGCGATCGACGTGAGTCACTCCGGCGACCAGACCTCGCTCGACACCATTGAGGTGAGCGACAAGCCGATCTTCATCACCCATGCCGGAGCGCGGGCACTGTGGAATTCCAACCGCCTGAAGCCCGACGACGTGATCCGTGCCTGTGCCGAGAAAGGCGGTGTCATCGGAATCGAGGCCGCCCCGCACACCACCCTGACCGCCAAGCACCCCCAGCACAGCATCGAGTCGTACATGGAGCACTTCGAGTACTGCGCCAATCTGGTCGGGATCGACCATGTGGCGTTCGGCCCCGACGCCCTGTTCGGAGATCATGTGGGGCTGCATCACGCGCTCACCGAGGCGCTGTCCATCGGCGCGTCTCGCGGGCATCTGGAATACACCGAGGTTCCGTTCGTGGACAGTCTGGAAAGCCCGGCAGAGGCCTTCCCGAACATCGTGCGCTGGCTGGTGAAGCATGGATACAGCGACAGCGACATTGCCAAGGTGGTGGGCGGTAACGTCATGCGCGTGCTGAAGGCGGCGTGGTACCGGTGA
- a CDS encoding GNAT family N-acetyltransferase, whose product MTIPTFDQIETPRLLIRHLRDGDAPRLAAYRNDPATAQYQSWYSPYTEAQALALIRSMHGRQPGQPGWFQFAAADRASDLLIGDLALRAFEVQHGELGFTFAPGVQGQGYATEAASAVLDYAFGSLRLHRVVAGTDPRNHPSARLLRRLGFRHEGRFLESYHSAEGWLDDDQYALLAREWRRGAEGTDS is encoded by the coding sequence ATGACGATTCCGACCTTCGATCAGATCGAGACGCCTCGCCTGCTGATCCGGCACCTGCGCGACGGCGACGCACCGAGGCTGGCCGCCTACCGAAACGATCCCGCCACCGCGCAGTATCAGTCGTGGTACAGTCCGTACACCGAGGCGCAGGCGCTCGCCCTCATTCGCAGCATGCACGGGCGGCAGCCTGGACAGCCGGGGTGGTTTCAGTTCGCTGCCGCAGACCGGGCCTCCGACCTGCTGATCGGCGACCTCGCCCTCCGTGCCTTCGAGGTGCAGCACGGCGAACTGGGGTTCACCTTCGCTCCAGGCGTGCAGGGGCAGGGCTACGCCACCGAGGCCGCGTCGGCTGTGCTGGACTACGCGTTCGGCAGCCTGCGCCTTCACAGAGTCGTCGCCGGAACAGACCCCCGAAACCACCCGTCGGCCCGGCTGCTGAGACGGCTGGGTTTTCGCCACGAGGGGCGATTTCTGGAGAGCTATCACAGCGCCGAGGGCTGGCTCGACGACGACCAGTACGCCCTGCTTGCCCGTGAATGGCGCAGGGGCGCTGAGGGCACAGATTCCTGA
- a CDS encoding ABC transporter permease, giving the protein MLGFLGRRLGQGLVVLLLISLVTFFLINLAPGGPSAASKFESTAEERAAITKQLGLDQPVTVRYGLWAAQVVQGRFGNSLNGGQPIGPMVVQRLATTAQLGLAALLLSILIGIPLGILTAMRKNSVLDHLVNALSTLGMSIPDFWTGIVLILLFSVTWHLLPASGMADFSSGFSMVEWLRHLALPASVLAFVMLPNLLRFTRSSLLEVMNADYLRTARAKGVTEFWVIFKHALRNAFVPIVAMIGLLLPALLSGSVIVESVFGLPGMGRLAVDAALGRDYNTIMAVTLVAGAIVIFTNLLVDLAYSVIDPRIRRD; this is encoded by the coding sequence ATGCTGGGTTTTCTGGGTCGCCGACTCGGGCAGGGCCTGGTGGTGCTGCTCCTGATTTCACTGGTGACGTTCTTTCTGATCAATCTCGCGCCGGGCGGCCCCAGTGCGGCGTCCAAATTCGAATCCACCGCCGAGGAGCGGGCCGCCATCACCAAGCAGCTCGGCCTCGACCAGCCGGTGACGGTGCGCTACGGACTGTGGGCCGCTCAGGTGGTGCAGGGCAGGTTCGGCAACAGTCTGAACGGTGGGCAACCCATCGGCCCGATGGTGGTGCAGCGGCTGGCGACCACCGCGCAGCTCGGACTGGCGGCGCTGCTGCTGTCCATCCTGATCGGCATTCCGCTGGGCATCCTGACGGCGATGCGGAAAAACAGCGTGCTCGACCATCTGGTCAACGCCCTGAGCACCCTGGGCATGAGCATTCCCGACTTCTGGACGGGCATAGTGCTGATACTGCTGTTCTCGGTGACGTGGCACCTGCTCCCGGCGTCGGGCATGGCCGATTTCAGCAGCGGCTTTTCGATGGTCGAGTGGCTGCGGCATCTGGCGCTTCCGGCCAGTGTCCTGGCCTTCGTGATGTTGCCCAACCTGCTGCGCTTCACGCGCTCGTCGCTGCTGGAAGTCATGAACGCCGACTACCTGCGAACGGCCCGCGCCAAGGGTGTCACCGAGTTCTGGGTCATTTTCAAGCATGCGCTCAGAAACGCCTTCGTGCCGATTGTCGCCATGATCGGTCTGCTGTTGCCCGCGCTGCTGAGCGGCTCGGTGATCGTGGAAAGCGTGTTCGGGTTGCCGGGCATGGGACGGCTGGCGGTCGATGCGGCGCTCGGACGCGACTACAACACCATCATGGCGGTCACACTGGTGGCCGGAGCCATCGTCATCTTTACCAATCTGCTCGTCGATCTGGCGTATTCGGTCATCGATCCGAGGATTCGCCGTGATTGA